The following are from one region of the Silene latifolia isolate original U9 population chromosome 9, ASM4854445v1, whole genome shotgun sequence genome:
- the LOC141599168 gene encoding transcription factor TCP20, protein MDPKGRKQQQQHHHLQQQQQPPSSPPNLLFQPHHFLSFPNPTTTSTTTTTLIPSNMVDHTTIPNNTNNNNNSTSIITTTKPAEKQQQLGPKRTSTKDRHTKVEGRGRRIRMPALCAARIFQLTRELGHKSDGETIQWLLQQAEPSIIAATGSGTVPASAMSNSASTSSLSHPGTSIQAAAWAAAAAAGGGAGSSPMGHLGMWGGPNFGGFSGFDLGGSNLGAHHMNFSPIMVGHHQNQNQNQNQQHNQEINPGQTPSMPGLELGLSQDVHVGVGVGVLTPQALSQFYQQMGQSRTTGLSQLHQHHEHQQTENSQDDSQGSGQ, encoded by the coding sequence ATGGATCCCAAGGGCAgaaaacaacagcaacaacatcaTCAtctgcagcagcagcagcagccaccTTCTTCTCCCCCAAATCTTCTCTTTCAACCCCACCACTTCTTGTCTTTCCCAAatccaacaacaacatcaacaacaacaacaaccttaaTCCCTTCTAACATGGTTGATCACACAACAATCcccaacaacaccaacaacaacaacaacagtactAGTATTATTACAACTACTAAACCTGCAGAAAAACAGCAACAATTAGGACCAAAAAGAACATCAACCAAAGACAGACATACAAAAGTTGAAGGAAGAGGTAGAAGAATTAGGATGCCTGCACTTTGTGCTGCTAGAATTTTTCAATTAACTAGAGAATTAGGTCATAAATCTGATGGTGAAACTATTCAATGGTTACTTCAACAAGCTGAACCTTCTATCATTGCTGCTACCGGTAGCGGTACCGTGCCTGCTTCTGCCATGTCTAAttctgcttctacttcctcgCTTTCGCATCCCGGGACTTCTATTCAAGCTGCTGCTTGGGCTGCTGCCGCTGCTGCTGGTGGTGGTGCTGGTTCAAGTCCTATGGGTCATTTGGGTATGTGGGGCGGTCCCAATTTTGGTGGGTTTTCTGGGTTTGACTTGGGCGGGTCTAATTTGGGTGCACATCATATGAATTTCAGTCCAATTATGGTGGGTcatcatcaaaatcaaaatcagaaTCAGAATCAGCAGCATAATCAGGAGATTAACCCGGGTCAAACTCCGTCAATGCCGGGTTTAGAACTCGGGTTATCTCAAGATGTTCAtgtgggtgtgggtgtgggtgTTTTGACACCTCAAGCATTAAGCCAGTTTTATCAACAAATGGGTCAATCTAGAACAACTGGGTTAAGTCAATTGCATCAACATCATGAACATCAACAAACTGAGAATTCTCAGGATGATTCTCAAGGTTCAGGACAGTAA